TCACAAGATACTAAAAAAGTATTCTCCCTTGCCATTCCGGCAGCACTGAAACATTTAGTAGATATACTGCAGGTTCTCATCGATATGTTAATGGTTGGGGCGGTGAGTACAGCTGCTCTTGCAGCTGTTGGTATTAGTATGCAGTTTATGATGCTTATCAATGCGATCATAACGCTTTACGTAGTGGGTGGAAATGCTCTAATATCTCGTTTTATAGGAAGCGGTAGAAAAAACAGAGCCTCTTCTTTACTCTATGGGCTTGTTATTTTTGCAACTATACTCGGTTTTTTTGTAACGATTATCGGCTATTTTGGCAGTGCGACTTTTTATAGTGCGATGGGATCAACTCCTGATGTTATTCAAGCGGGTGAAGAGTATTTCAGCATCCTCTCTTTAGGGATCATTTTAATCTTTATAGATAACCTTCTTTACAATGCACTCTCTGCTGCTGGAGATACGAAAAGTTCACTCTATATTAAACTGCTCTCAGCAGCACTCAACGCTTTTTTAAACTATGTACTGATCTTCGGGCATTTCGGTGCACCGGAATTGGGTGTAAAAGGGGCTGCAATAGCGACAGTTATCGCTTATCTGTTCAATGTTATAGCTTACTATATACTTATCAAAAAACTCAATGCCAAACTCGATTTTCTCCCTATTGTTAGAAAAGTAGATGTAGTGAGAGCCATTAAAGTGGGATATTCCGCTTTTTTAGATCGAGGGATCTCAAGTGCAAGTTTTTTGATCTTTGTCTCAATCATTACGGCATACGGTACAGCAGAGCTGGCAGGGTATCAAGTAGGTCTTAGAATTGAGGGGATCGCATTTATGCCAGGATTTGGTTTTGCGATCGCGGCTATGGCTCTTGTGGGTCAAAATATCGGGGCAAGAGATTTTGATAAAGCTTACAATATGGGGATTATCTCAGGCCGTATAGCTTATGGTTTTATGGGAAGTGTCGGGATAATTATGATCCTTTTTCCTGAATATTTAGTCTCGTTTTTTACCAAAGATATGCTTACGATCGTAGTAGCATCTCAGTACCTTATTTTAGTGGGACTTGCACAAATTCCATTGGCATTGATGTTTGTTTATTCATCTGCACTAAGGGGAGCCGGGGCTACAAAAATAACAATGCGGGTAAATGTTGCATCGCTTTGGTTTTTACGAGTAGTGCCTTCATACATAGCGTACGAGATGGGTTACGGAATTGTAGCTATTTTTATCATTATGAATATTGAGACTTTGATCAAAGGGATTATCTTTTGGTATATCTACTCCAGACGTACCTGGTTACATACAAAAGTTTAGCTTCTTTTGATAAAATATCATCATGAATAATCAAGAATATATAGAAGCAGTAAAATTATTAAACAAGTGGGCATACCATTACTATGTTTTAGACGATCCTATAATGACGGATGAGGGGTACGATAAGCTTTACCATGAAGTTTTAGAGTATGAAGAGAATCATAAAGAGGAAGTTTTAAAAGATTCCCCTACACAAAGGGTTGGTGATATCGTAAGTGACGGTTTTACAAAAGAGAAACATATATCTCGTATGTGGTCTTTGGAAGATATTTTTAATGAAGACGATTTGGACAAATGGCTGACTAAGACATATAAGCTTGACAGCAGAATCAGCTTTTATTGTGAGCCGAAATATGACGGGGCTTCACTTGATCTTGTTTATGAAAACGGTGAACTAATCAAAGGGATTACAAGAGGTGACGGTGTAGAGGGTGAACTCATTACCCAAAACGTAAAAACAATCCGCTCGATCCCTTTAACAATCGAGCATAAAGGGCTTATTGAGATCCGCGGTGAGGTTGTTATCTTTAAAGATGAGTTTGAGAAGATCAACGAAGAGCGTCTGAAAAAGGGTGAAGCGCTTTTTGCAAACCCTAGAAATGCTGCAGCGGGAAGTCTGCGTCAATTAGATCCTAGTATTACTGCTGCTAGAAATCTTGTGTTTTTACCGTATGGATTAGGGGAGAATGAACTTCCCGAAAAACTGCTTCATGACAAGATGGAATATATCTACTCTTTAGGATTTAGAAAACCGCCTGTAAGTGCAGTTTGCAAAAACAAAGATGATATCCAAGAGATATACAAAGAGATGGTTGCAAATAGAGACAGCTACTCCATGATGCTTGACGGTATGGTGATAAAAGTTGATGAGATCTCTTCACAGATCGATATGGGCTATACTGTAAAAGTACCACGCTGGGCGGTAGCATATAAATTCCCTGCAGTTGAGAAAATCACTACGGTCAAAGATATTTTACTTCAAGTCGGACGTACAGGAGCGGTAACACCGGTTGCAGTTGTTGAGCCTACAGATATAGAGGGGGTAGTTGTAGAGCGTGCAACGCTTCATAATTTTGATGAGATCACACGTAAAGATATCCGCTTAGGGGATAAGGTTATTATTCTTCGAAGCGGGGATGTAATTCCTAAAATTATTAAAGTTTTAGAGCACGAGAGAACGGGAAATGAAGTAGAGGTACATCGTCCGACGGAGTGTCCGGTGTGTGGTAGTGAACTCTTACAAGAGGATGTACTTATTAAATGTCAAAATCTCGAGTGTAATGCAAGGGTTGTGAACTCGATCAT
Above is a window of Sulfurimonas marina DNA encoding:
- a CDS encoding MATE family efflux transporter, translated to MKHLVDILQVLIDMLMVGAVSTAALAAVGISMQFMMLINAIITLYVVGGNALISRFIGSGRKNRASSLLYGLVIFATILGFFVTIIGYFGSATFYSAMGSTPDVIQAGEEYFSILSLGIILIFIDNLLYNALSAAGDTKSSLYIKLLSAALNAFLNYVLIFGHFGAPELGVKGAAIATVIAYLFNVIAYYILIKKLNAKLDFLPIVRKVDVVRAIKVGYSAFLDRGISSASFLIFVSIITAYGTAELAGYQVGLRIEGIAFMPGFGFAIAAMALVGQNIGARDFDKAYNMGIISGRIAYGFMGSVGIIMILFPEYLVSFFTKDMLTIVVASQYLILVGLAQIPLALMFVYSSALRGAGATKITMRVNVASLWFLRVVPSYIAYEMGYGIVAIFIIMNIETLIKGIIFWYIYSRRTWLHTKV
- the ligA gene encoding NAD-dependent DNA ligase LigA; amino-acid sequence: MNNQEYIEAVKLLNKWAYHYYVLDDPIMTDEGYDKLYHEVLEYEENHKEEVLKDSPTQRVGDIVSDGFTKEKHISRMWSLEDIFNEDDLDKWLTKTYKLDSRISFYCEPKYDGASLDLVYENGELIKGITRGDGVEGELITQNVKTIRSIPLTIEHKGLIEIRGEVVIFKDEFEKINEERLKKGEALFANPRNAAAGSLRQLDPSITAARNLVFLPYGLGENELPEKLLHDKMEYIYSLGFRKPPVSAVCKNKDDIQEIYKEMVANRDSYSMMLDGMVIKVDEISSQIDMGYTVKVPRWAVAYKFPAVEKITTVKDILLQVGRTGAVTPVAVVEPTDIEGVVVERATLHNFDEITRKDIRLGDKVIILRSGDVIPKIIKVLEHERTGNEVEVHRPTECPVCGSELLQEDVLIKCQNLECNARVVNSIIYFASKPCLNIDGLGNKIVEQLFNEHLVKSVLDLFSLTKEQLLELEGFKEKKAQNLLDAIANAKGSELWRFINSLGIEHIGEVASKMIAAKFGLKFLEIHKEDLLEIDGIGEEMAESFLEFLRVNEETIKELLEVIEPLEPELREEAHENPFKAKTVVLTGTMSESRGAIKEMLENLGAKVSGSVSKKTDFVIYGEDAGSKYDKAVSLGVATLTEDEMREMV